From a region of the Manduca sexta isolate Smith_Timp_Sample1 chromosome 19, JHU_Msex_v1.0, whole genome shotgun sequence genome:
- the LOC115440486 gene encoding organic cation transporter protein translates to MGDRNNAEAPRISSASRKDKPIDLDYLLINELGQFGKFQLLNLLLVSVPIIMSAFFSEYIFSAAAIPHRCQVPECGETERSSPFEPEWILNAIPQTDSGFASCERFNPIAVNGSLDYCPANLFQEDTIPCNGFVYARDNSVVYDFDLGCQEWMRALAGTLSSVGTLLVLPIIGYISDRFGRRIALVISVFNLSLFGLIRAFSVNYAMYLALQIIQTTLGAGIFSSAYIFATEFVGPKYRVFTSATCSSMFAVGQVVLGCIAWLVQPWRYMIMTLHIPCFTIIIYYWILSESVRWLLSKQKFDEARVVLEKASRVNKKEISEKTMQALLTPPNAPVNKVQPNGPGLIASIVKSPVLLRRVCTTPIWWITTTFVYYGLSINSTSLSDTMYLNYILTCAIEIPGFYTAVLILDRIGRKPTLSGGFLFSAACNIAFAFIPDDMTVLRLVLFLLGKFGIAVVFTSLYLFTSELYPTEYRHSLLAFSSMVGRIGSITAPLTPVLMEYWSGIPSVMFGAMGVLSGVLVLTQPETLGTKMPDTLAEAEMIGKPESKLQR, encoded by the exons atgggtgATCGTAACAATGCGGAGGCTCCGAGGATCAGCTCGGCGAGTCGAAAGGACAAGCCCATTGACCTGGACTATCTGCTCATCAACGAGCTGGGACAATTCGGCAAGTTCCAGCTGTTGAACCTGCTGCTGGTCTCCGTCCCCATCATCATGTCCGCCTTCTTCAGCGAGTACATATTCTCTGCCGCCGCTATTCCTCACAG ATGCCAAGTCCCCGAATGTGGTGAAACAGAACGGAGCTCTCCATTCGAGCCGGAGTGGATTCTGAACGCGATCCCTCAGACTGATTCCGGGTTCGCTAGCTGCGAGCGGTTCAACCCTATAGCGGTAAATGGGTCTCTGGATTACTGTCCTGCTAACTTGTTTCAAGAAGACACAATACCCTGTAACGGTTTCGTCTACGCTAGGGATAACTCCGTTGTATATGAT TTTGATCTTGGTTGTCAAGAATGGATGCGAGCCTTAGCCGGTACCCTCAGCAGCGTCGGTACTTTGCTGGTGCTGCCCATCATCGGATACATCTCAGACAGGTTCGGTCGTCGTATTGCCCTGGTCATCAGCGTCTTCAATCTTTCGCTATTCGGTCTCATCAGGGCCTTCTCCGTCAACTACGCCATGTACCTTGCGCTGCAAATCATCCAGACTACTTTAGGAGCTGGAATATTCAGCTCAGCTTACATTTTtg CAACTGAATTCGTGGGTCCGAAATACCGTGTGTTCACAAGTGCCACCTGCTCGTCCATGTTTGCCGTGGGTCAAGTTGTTCTTGGCTGCATCGCCTGGCTGGTGCAGCCTTGGCGGTACATGATCATGACCCTTCACATTCCTTGCTTCACCATCATCATCTACTACTGGATTCTGTCAGAAAGCGTCAGGTGGCTACTCTCCAAACAAAAGTTTGATGAGGCGCGGGTTGTTTTAGAGAAGGCTTCAAGGGTCAATAAAAAGGAAATTAGTGAGAAGACTATGCAGGCATTGTTGACTCCTCCTAATGCTCCCGTGAATAAG GTGCAACCTAACGGTCCCGGACTTATCGCCTCAATCGTGAAGTCTCCCGTCCTGCTCCGGCGCGTGTGCACGACACCCATCTGGTGGATCACAACCACGTTCGTGTACTACGGACTGTCTATCAACTCCACCAGCCTGTCGGACACCATGTACCTTAACTACATCCTCACGTGCGCCATCGAGATCCCTGGCTTCTACACCGCCGTGCTCATCTTGGACAGGATCGGCAGGAAGCCCACTCTTTCTGGAGGATTCTTATTCAGTGCTGCTTGTAACATTGCCTTCGCTTTCATTCCTGACG ACATGACGGTGCTGCGCCTGGTGCTGTTCCTGTTGGGCAAGTTCGGTATCGCGGTGGTGTTCACCTCCTTGTACCTGTTTACTTCCGAGCTCTACCCTACCGAGTACCGCCACAGTCTGCTCGCCTTCTCCTCCATGGTTGGGCGTATCGGCTCCATCACTGCGCCACTTACGCCTGTCCTG ATGGAGTATTGGTCTGGCATTCCCTCAGTAATGTTCGGCGCCATGGGCGTCCTGTCCGGCGTCCTTGTCCTAACGCAGCCGGAGACCCTCGGCACCAAAATGCCTGACACGTTGGCCGAAGCGGAGATGATTGGCAAGCCAGAGTCCAAGCTTCAGCGGTAG